A stretch of DNA from Catenulispora acidiphila DSM 44928:
GAAACCGAGGCTGGTTTCCCGTGAAACATCGCCCGGGACCGGCGTGAAACAGGCCGTGTTTCCCGTGAAACATGGCGCGGTCACACTGCGGGCAGACGATGTTTCACGGGAAACCGGCGCCGTCGACCGCCCGGCGAGGACTGTCGACGGCGGAGCGATCCCCTTGTTTCCCGTGAAACATCGAGCATGACCCCTCGGGCTCCTCTGACATGATCGAGGGCGAAGATACCGGTGAGAAGGGCAGTGATTGCAATGAGCGACCTGGGCCGTGTCGTCGTCTTGGCCGGCGGCCTCAGCCATGAGCGCGACGTCTCGATCCGTTCCGGGCGCCGCGTGGCCGACGCGCTGCGCAGTGCGGGGGTCGAGGTACAGGTCCGCGACATCGACGCCGCGCTCCTGCCGTCGCTGCTCGCCGACCGCCCCGATGCGGTGTTCCCCACCCTTCACGGCGCCACCGGTGAAGACGGTGCGGTGCAGGGAATCCTGGCGCTGCTGGGTGTCCCCTACGTCGGCTCGTCGGCAGCCGCCTGCCGCCGCGCCTTCGACAAGCCTTCGGCCAAGGACGCGATCCGCACGGCCGGACTCGCAACTCCCGACTGGGTCGCGATCCCCAAGACGACGTTCCGAGACCTCGGCACGCACGCAGTCCTGGATGCCGTGTCCGCCGCGCTGCCGATGCCGCTGTTCGTGAAGCCCGCTCGCGGCGGCTCCTCTCTCGGCGCCGCCGCCGTGCACACCCGCGAGGACCTGCCCTCCGCGATGGTCGCCTGCTTCGCCTACGACGAGACGGCACTCATCGAGCGGCACATCACCGGGCGCGAGATCGCCGTCTCGGTCGTCGACACCGGCACAGGTCCGCAGGCACTGCCCGCCGTCGAAATCGTCGCGGACTCCGGCGTCTACGACTACGCCGCCCGCTACACCGCAGGCATCACCGAGTTCTTCGCCCCAGCCCGGCTCACCGCCGAGGAGGCGAAGTCGGTCGAGCAGCTGGCTGTGCGCGCCCACACCACCCTCGACTTGTCCTGCGTGTCCCGCACCGACCTGATCCTCGACGCCGACGGCATCCCCTGGTTCCTGGAAGTGAACGTGGCACCGGGTCTCACCGAGACCAGCCTGCTCCCGCTCGCCGCCGGTGCGGCCGACCTCGACCTCGGCGTGCTCTACCGCGATCTGGTCCAGGCGGTCATCGCCGAGTAGGACGATGTTTCACGGGAAACGGCGTCGGCTGTTTCCCGTGAAACATGGCTCGTTTCACACCGAGGCGGCCGATGTTTCACGGGAAACGCGCCGCAGCGGGACAACGGACGGGAATCATCGGCGCTGTTTCCCGTGAAACATGACAGAGGCCCGGCGGATGAACCCGCCGGGCCTCTTCACGGTTTCCCGTGAAACATCGACCTACTCGCCGAGGATCGCCTTCGCGATCCGCTTGAGATCCTCTATCCCCGCGTACTCGATGGTGATCCGACCACGCTTCTGCATGATGTCGACCTTCACCCGAGTCTCCAGCCGATCCGACAGCCGCTGGCCGAAGTCCTCCAGGATCGGCATCCGGCTCCCCGAGCGCACCCGCTTGTTCTTGGGCTTGTCGGTGAAGTCGAGGTAGTCCTCGGGCGTCTCGGTCAGTGCGGTGTCCAGTGCCGCCGCGTCCCAGCGGCCCATGCCGGCCAGCTCCTCGACCGCCCGCACCGACAGGTTCTCCCGGACGATGCGCTTGGCGATCTCTTCCTGCTGCTCGACCGACTTCAGACCCAGCAGGGCCCGGGCGTGCCCGGCGGTGATGACGCCGGCCGCGACCCGGCGCTGGATGCCCGGGGTCAGAGTGAGCAGCCGCAGCGTGTTGGTCACGTGCGGACGGGACTTGCCGATCTTCTCGGCGAGGACCTCGTGCGTGCAGTCGAAGTCCTTCAGGAGTTGGTCGTACGCCGCCGCCTCTTCGAGCGGGTTCAGCTGGGCACGCTGGAGGTTCTCCAGAAGCGCGTCCAGGAGCATCCGGTCGTCGCGGGTGTCGCGGATGATGGCGGGGATCGCCGACAGCCCGGCTTCCTGGGAAGCCCGCCACCGACGCTCACCCATGATGAGTTCGTAGCGATGCTCGCCGTCAGGCTCCGGAAGCTGCCGCACCACGATCGGTTGCAGCAGGCCGACTTCCTTGATGGAGGCGACCAGCTCGGCCAGAGCGACTTCGTCGAACTCCGTCCGGGGCTGCACCGGGTTCGGGCGGATCTGGCCCTGCGGGATCTCGGCGAACGAGGCGCCCGGTACCGGCATCAGCCCGTCCGGAAGACTCTCGTCGGCGAAGGACTCGCGGCTCGCCGAGGGAGCCGGGATCGACGCCGAGAACGCCCGATCGCTGCGGTCCTCGGTGGTCCGATAGTCGGTCTCGATCGGCAGAGACCCCAGCGCGGTGCGCGGCGGCGCGGTCGCGACCGATGTTTCACGGGAAACGTCGATGCTTGTTTCACGGGAAACATCGCCGGCGGCCG
This window harbors:
- a CDS encoding ParB/RepB/Spo0J family partition protein; its protein translation is MSSSRRGLGKGLGALIPTGAPPAILSEKTRAESASAPAAGDVSRETSIDVSRETSVATAPPRTALGSLPIETDYRTTEDRSDRAFSASIPAPSASRESFADESLPDGLMPVPGASFAEIPQGQIRPNPVQPRTEFDEVALAELVASIKEVGLLQPIVVRQLPEPDGEHRYELIMGERRWRASQEAGLSAIPAIIRDTRDDRMLLDALLENLQRAQLNPLEEAAAYDQLLKDFDCTHEVLAEKIGKSRPHVTNTLRLLTLTPGIQRRVAAGVITAGHARALLGLKSVEQQEEIAKRIVRENLSVRAVEELAGMGRWDAAALDTALTETPEDYLDFTDKPKNKRVRSGSRMPILEDFGQRLSDRLETRVKVDIMQKRGRITIEYAGIEDLKRIAKAILGE
- a CDS encoding D-alanine--D-alanine ligase family protein → MSDLGRVVVLAGGLSHERDVSIRSGRRVADALRSAGVEVQVRDIDAALLPSLLADRPDAVFPTLHGATGEDGAVQGILALLGVPYVGSSAAACRRAFDKPSAKDAIRTAGLATPDWVAIPKTTFRDLGTHAVLDAVSAALPMPLFVKPARGGSSLGAAAVHTREDLPSAMVACFAYDETALIERHITGREIAVSVVDTGTGPQALPAVEIVADSGVYDYAARYTAGITEFFAPARLTAEEAKSVEQLAVRAHTTLDLSCVSRTDLILDADGIPWFLEVNVAPGLTETSLLPLAAGAADLDLGVLYRDLVQAVIAE